The Mytilus edulis chromosome 12, xbMytEdul2.2, whole genome shotgun sequence genome contains a region encoding:
- the LOC139498245 gene encoding uncharacterized protein — MNTNSERTNNQGVAENGKIHGMRKGTYWEKYGAKHFPYRGKRRFTPNIHQHFDGQISITNDVFGLTIHQFERTFRACMERRKQNSQWILNLRYPVKSSNKYLEYLENCTGHIEGYVLWPGLNVNNVYLYEQLVQIVGKEGDIRHRQRLFLLKDIIESILDISNLQQITSGSISEGLDLPGSDLDIMFVIGDVEVVNRAENIKFSRKYTNLIMETDPLYPGFTRLKLAADDYHYSYRLIKDSLVPRMQTNKSSFYVSTYKFVQNIQQMAESVETVLHGPCLSDLDEQVDFAYCLRCKSFPYNASNWVNRHRKHWPPNEVIDTIVKNGCLLVPVGPKAMTNDQLLWRLSFSVAEKQLIHSFNYTQLLCYGLLKLTLKHIINKQHGAKDLLCSYFLKTTLFWVSEKVSIETFQLANIFICFFLCLDTLSSFVKHCYCPNYFIPEQNMFQGKVNMRNNKRLLSIIQGIERGGTAELISKIFSEGAILDCPAPSFKCKSSSQLDIFFYKYINQIKSNTHINNCYRGMIIAKSFLQSESSIFVQDICKWWIDSLNHFVVQLLPRPFLGQNVKNKRNRYHKHLLQCLQTDAVNGWLLYASFYYVIGQYKVTLRITDYVLSKCTHDKLYIGGLTFPQDIINNYAQNICTKNVTLNEKAKLATIINFTYLKRSSLIPAELSLEVKNNELFVPPVVLTHCLRVLCFHHLGETFNTLHALQDLNLTVREKYFITSCLKSETLTILGVCCEVSGDIDSACVCYDAVLQIHKGTNCTAGIRKKELLKRRNVRL; from the exons ATGAATACAAATAGTGAAAGAACGAACAACCAAGGTGTAGCAGAAAATGGAAAAATTCATGGAATGAGAAAAGGAACGTATTGGGAAAAATATGGAGCTAAACATTTCCCATACCGTGGGAAACGACGGTTCACTCCAAATATCCATCAACATTTTGACGGTCAAATTAGTATAACAAACGATGTATTTGGCCTCACTATTCATCAATTTGAAAGGACATTTAGAGCCTGTATggaaagaagaaaacaaaattctCAATGGATACTTAATTTAAGATATCCTGTGAAATCTTCCAACAAATACCTTGAATATTTGGAAAATTGTACAGGTCATATTGAAG GTTATGTGCTCTGGCCCGGATTAAATGTTAATAATGTATACCTGTATGAACAGCTTGTTCAAATAGTCGGAAAAGAAGGAGACATACGTCATAGACAACGGTTATTTCTGCTTAAAGATATAATAGAAAGTATACTGGACATTTCTAATTTACAACAAATTACAAGTGGAAGCATATCTGAAGGACTTGATTTACCCGGCAGTGACCTTGATATAATGTTTGTAATTGGTGATGTAGAAGTGGTAAATAGGgcagaaaacataaaattttcacGAAAATATACAAACCTGATTATGGAAACAGACCCCTTGTATCCAGGGTTCACAAGACTAAAGTTAGCTGCAGACGATTATCATTATTCCTATCGTTTGATCAAAGATTCTCTAGTACCACGTATGCAAACCAACAAAAGTAGTTTTTATGTATCCACCTATAAATTCgttcaaaatattcaacaaatgGCGGAGTCAGTTGAAACGGTATTACACGGACCATGCTTATCGGATTTAGATGAGCAAGTGGACTTTGCTTATTGTCTCCGTTGTAAATCGTTCCCATACAATGCAAGCAATTGGGTAAATCGTCATAGGAAACATTGGCCACCTAATGAAGTAATCGATACAATTGTGAAGAACGGCTGTTTGTTGGTACCTGTTGGACCTAAAGCAATGACGAACGATCAATTGTTGTGGAGGTTATCTTTTTCTGTGGCAGAAAAACAACTGATTCATTCGTTTAATTATACGCAATTATTATGTTACGGCCTTCTTAAATTAACATTGAAACACATCATTAACAAACAACATGGTGCAAAGGATTTGTTATGCTCCTACTTTCTAAAAACAACGCTATTCTGGGTATCAGAGAAAGTGTCTATCGAAACATTTCAGTTAGCTAACATATTTATCTGCTTTTTCTTGTGTTTAGATACATTAAGCTCGTTTGTTAAACATTGCTACTGTCCTAACTACTTTATACCTGAACAAAATATGTTTCAAGGAAAGGTCAATATGAGAAATAATAAGAGATTGCTAAGTATCATTCAAGGTATTGAACGTGGCGGAACAGCTGAACTGATATCTAAAATTTTTTCCGAAGGTGCTATTTTAGATTGCCCAGCACCATCTTTCAAATGCAAATCTTCTTCGCAGttagatattttcttttataaatatatcaacCAAATAAAGTCTAATACGCATATAAATAACTGTTACCGAGGAATGATTATTGCGAAATCTTTCCTTCAGAGCGAATCGTCTATCTTTGTACAGGATATATGTAAATGGTGGATCGACAGTCTCAATCATTTTGTGGTGCAACTACTTCCTCGTCCATTTTTGGGACAGAATGTCAAAAATAAACGGAATCGTTATCATAAACATTTACTCCAGTGTTTACAAACAGATGCTGTGAATGGTTGGCTGTTATACGCTTCGTTTTATTACGTAATTGGACAATACAAAGTTACACTCCGAATTACAGATTATGTTTTATCAAAGTGTacacatgataagttatatataggCGGTTTAACTTTTCCCCaagatataataaataactaTGCCCAAAATATCTGTACAAAAAATGTAACTCTTAATGAAAAGGCGAAATTAGCGACTATAATTAATTTTACATACTTGAAACGTTCATCTTTAATACCTGCGGAGCTAAGCCTGGAGGTGAAAAATAATGAATTGTTTGTACCTCCTGTTGTTTTAACTCATTGTCTTAGAGTTCTGTGTTTCCATCATCTCGGTGAAACCTTCAATACACTGCACGCGTTGCAGGATTTAAACTTAACTGTTagagaaaaatatttcattacaaGCTGTCTAAAATCTGAAACATTAACAATTCTCGGTGTGTGCTGTGAGGTATCTGGTGATATTGATTCAGCTTGTGTTTGCTACGATGCAGTTTTACAAATTCATAAAGGGACTAATTGTACAGCAGGCATTAGGAAAAAAGAACTCTTGAAAAGACGAAATGTTAGACTCTAA